The proteins below come from a single Leopardus geoffroyi isolate Oge1 chromosome D3, O.geoffroyi_Oge1_pat1.0, whole genome shotgun sequence genomic window:
- the LOC123588453 gene encoding mitotic-spindle organizing protein 2B-like isoform X3 produces MAAPGAGPGPGAPPGLEAALQKLALRRKKVLSAEEMELYELAQAAGGAIDPDVFKILVDLLKLNVAPLAVFQMLKSMCAGQRLASEPQDPVAVSLPTSSVPETRGRNKSSC; encoded by the exons ATGGCGGCCCCGGGCGCGGGCCCCGGGCCGGGAGCACCCCCGGGGCTGGAGGCGGCCCTGCAGAAGCTCGCGCTGCGGCGGAAGAAGGTGCTGAGCGCCGAGGAGATGGAACTTTACGAGCTGGCGCAGGCGGCGGGTGGCGCCATAGACCCCGACGTGTTCAA GATCCTGGTGGACCTGCTGAAGCTGAACGTGGCGCCCCTCGCTGTCTTCCAGATGCTCAAGTCCATGTGTGCTGGGCAGAGGCTGGCGAGCGAGCCCCAGGACCCTGTGGCCGTGTCTCTGCCCACATCGAGCGTCCCGGAGACCCGAG